CTGCCGCATCCAGCACCTCGATATGTGGCAGCTCCCACATCCTTGCGAGCAGACCAGTATCCGGCCGCTGCCTAACTAATACTTTGCCCGCATGCTGCCCGCTCCCCTCGATTAAAGCTGCGAAACGGAACACAGGCTTGGGCTTTTTCGCTTTAGTTTTCACAGGCAGCTCTCGTTCTCTACCTTCAAGACGCCCTAAGCATAGCTGCGTAACAGGACACTCCAGGCACGAAGGAGATTTAGGTGTGCACACCATCGCCCCCAGCTCCATTAGAGCTTGATTGAAGTCAGCTGCTTCCCCATCCGGAATAAGCTCTTGAGCAATGCTCTCGATACCGATCCGAGTGGCTGGTTTTGCGATGTCCTCCTCTAAGCAGAAGTAACGTGATAGCACTCGCATGACGTTACCGTCTACAGCAGGCTCAGATTGATTATAAGCTATGCTAAGGATCGCTCCTGCTGTGTAGGGACCTACCCCTTTCAAGCTGGACACAGCCTTCTTATTGCTCGGAACTACTCCTCCGTACTGCTCAACAACCTCACGAACAGCAGCTTGCAGATTACGTGCTCTAGAATAGTAGCCCAACCCTTCCCAATGCTTAAGCACATCTTCCTCAGGAGCTTCGGCCAAATGCTGAGGCGTAGGAAACCGATCCATGAACCGGTTGAAATAAGGAATGACTGTATCTACTCGGGTTTGCTGTAGCATGATTTCCGATACCCAGATGTGGTAGGGATTGCGGCTCCTTCTCCAAGGTAAATCCCTTCGTTCCTTGCGGTACCATCTCAGTAATTGTGTGCTGAAATACTGTTTATTCTCTTCCATGCTCACGTCTATTTGCCCTCTCCCCGATTCGACAGATCACCTGAAGTACCGAAGGCTGCCGACTGTTTACGATAGTGACTCGGTGTCACTCCTGTATGCGTCTTGAACATTCTTGAAAAATAGTAAATCTGCATACCTACTTTGCTAGCAACAGCAGATACATTCCATTCCTGCTGTAATAGTAGGCTTTTGGCTAGCTCCATGCGGCGCAAATTCACATACTGAATAGGCGAATATCCTAATATGCTTTTGAAAAATACAATAAAGTAATTGGGATGTAAAAATACCTGCTTAGCTAAATTTTCTACAGTTATGTTGTCCGCCAAATGTTCATCTATATAATTAAGCACTAAATCGATTTTCTGAAGTTCCTCCGATGGAGCGCCATCATTCATATTAATAGGGAAGCTGTCTAAGTAAGTACTGATTAAATCCAGCATGGATGCCTTGATCTTAAGCCTTGAGGTTAACTTATCCCCATTGATCTCTTCTATTATACGCTCTAATAACTTAGAAGTGGCGCCTATGTCCGTTAGTTGAATATGATAAGGGATTTGCAGAACTCTATAGAGATCACGGTCCTCATAGCTGCTCCTGAAATGACACCATTGCAAGATGAGCTGTTCATCAGGGTCAATTGCGATTCGATGAGATCTTCCTGATAGCAAAATGCAGAGCTTCCCTCTAACTAGCTGAATTTCATCATTTTGAACAATCAGCCTACCTGCGCCTTCCTTGACAAATAAGAAGCGATTACAATCATAAACATCCTCCCGGTCCTTGAGGGAAGAAGCATTAAGCACCGTTTCTGCAGCTGCTGTCACTTCTATATTCATGTGCTCGAAATGTTTCATCATGATAGTTAAATAATTCGTTGTCATCTCTGCGCTCCAATATCCGGATGTAAAAATAACAGCCCGATTGTGGATACAACCGGACTGCCTCCGTTTTTACTTTTCGATTACTACCGTTGCTGCCGCCAACGAGCGCTCATGAGTGATCGCAATATGTATCTTATAGGAATCACTTGCCCATCCCAGACGTTTAATGGACGCTTCCGACAAGGAGCAGATTGGCTTACCTAATTTATCGGAAAGCACCTCAATATCCTTGAATCCTACGACAGCACCAATTCCACAGCCTATAGCCTTAACAACTGCTTCTTTAGCAGCAAATCTTCCGCTAATAAATTCAAGTCGCCGGCGTAGCTGCAAGCTCCCTAAGCGTTTGCTTTCTTGCTCAGTCAGCACCCTTGCGACAAACCTATCGTTACCCGGTCCCGCAAGAAGCTTCTCCATCCGTGACAGCTCGACAACATCCAATCCAATTCCAACGATCATCGGCTCCGTTAAATCCCGGGGATAAGCTGTCTTTTGTGCTGCGTACGCAAGTAATGCTTTTCAAGTATGTCCCGAGCTTCAGCATTGATTTCCTTGCCTTCAAGGTACGAGCTATTATCCTCATAGGATACACCAAGCTCATCCTCATCAGTTTGCCCTTCCCACAGGCCAGCTGTAGGAGCTTTATTCACGATACTCTCAGGAACGCCTAATCTGGTAGCTAATTCACGAACCTGACGTTTGTTAAGACTGCTAAGTGGAGTAATATCAACAGCCCCATCTCCCCACTTCGTGAAGAAGCCCGTTAATGCCTCAGAAGCATGATCCGTGCCTACAACAAGCAGATTAAGATCAAAAGCGAGAGCATACTGTACGACCATCCGTGTACGTGCTTTGACGTTACCTTTTCCTCCACGGCTGATGTGACGATTAATACCCAATACTTTAAAAGCATATTCTGTTTCTAATGCAATCTCATCAACAGCTTCGGCAATGTTCGTCTCTACCTTATGCTTTAGATTAAATGCTTCTGCTACCTCATAGCTATGATCAATATCTTCCTGCTCACCGTAAGGCTGTAATACACCAAGCGTCATATATTCTTGGCCTGTTTCCTGGGAAAGCTCATCCGTTGCACGTTTACAGAGCCCTGCAGCAACCGCGCTGTCGATGCCACCACTAATAGCAATAAGTAACCCTGTTGCGCTCGCCTTTTTGACGTAATCCTTAAGGAAGTCGACTCTACGCTTTATTTCCTCATCAACATCAATCTTTGGTTTAACGCCTAGCTTCGCAATAATCTCTTGTTGGATTGTCATTGAACTTTCCCCCTTAACAAAAATATCCCGTTGGCTTCGCCACAATGGCATAAGCCCCCGGGATGTAATAATGATTACCGGCAGAAACGATCGAAGGCAGATGTCAGATCAGCGGCAATGTCGCCAGCGCTGCGATTCTCAATTTGGTGCCGTTCAATAAAGTGAACAAGCTCTCCGTCTTTCAGTAAGGCAATTGACGGGGAGGAAGGTGGATAAGGCAAGAAGTATTCACGTGCCTTAGCAGTTGCTTCCTTGTCCTGTCCTGCGAACACCGTATAGAGGTGGTCAGGTAACACATCATGCTGCAATGCATCAGCAACACCTGGACGGCATTGGCCAGCTGCACAGCCACAGACAGAGTTAATTACGATTAATGTCGTACCAGAAGCCGTAGGAATCTTAGCTTCAACTTCTTCAGGTGTAGTTAGCTCTTGTATGCCCAACCGAGTCAAATCATCACGCATAGGTTGAACAGAATTCATCATATATCTTTCGAAAGACATCGACATAAGGAGGCCCTCGCTTTCCGAATCTTATAATTAACGGCTTAGTTGTTCCGCTTCCTCTTATTATACCGCGCAGCTATAAGCTCCGTCAAAACAAGTATCAGCAGCCGCCTCCCAAATCGCATAAACAGCTGTTGCCGATTCTTTCTCGTATAAAAAGGGGCGATAACGACATGATTTAACGCACATAAAGCGTTATTTCACTGCCGCATCACCCACCTTCAAGGCTCATCCAGCACTTCAGGCACCGGAAAATACTCATCGTCGTCCCAATCGCCGAACGGCTTCCACTGACCCCGGTTGTCGCGGAACTCCGATCGAATTTCGATTTTGATCGATTCCGATTCCGAATCGTTATTCCCACAGGCAGGCTTAATACCTGCATATGGCTTGCTCATCTTATCGACCAGGTATTTGCTTAAGTCGACGGACGATTAGGTCCATCCAGTTTCTTGTCATATCCCGGGGATTGCGGTGAACGTTCTTTTTTGGCGCGATCGGCTTCTTTCCGCCCGGATTTCGACGGTCCTTGAGAGTTTGGCATGGAAGCATCCTCCTAGTATGGATGTATCCTCCGTAGTGTAACCGAATTAAGACTCCTTATCCGTAGTTAACGTATTTCACCAACAAAATCGGTCCGGCTTACAGAACGATACGATAAAGATCGTTCCTTGTCCCTCTGTCGACTCTACATGAATTTTACCATTGTGCCTTTCAATGATGCTGAGACATAGAGCCAATCCAAGTCCAGTACCATTCATCTTCGTCGTAAAGAATGGCTCGAACAATTGCGCAAGCTTCTCCTCAGACATGCCAATACCGTTATCTATTACCCTAAGCTGGACAGTATCCTTGAAATTGATCGTTTCAATCTTAAGAATTCCCTTATCATCCATTGCTTCCATTCCATTGCGCGCCAGATTGAGCACAAGCTGCTTAATTTCTTTACTATTCATCTGCAGCAAATCCATATCCTCGCACAGCTGCAAATCTACCATCTGCCCTCTCATATTAGCGTCCGCCCATATAAGAGGTGACAATTCATTCAGTAAATCATTTAGATTCGACGATTCTTTCTCTACAATTCGGTTCTGGGCTAATGAAAGAAAGTCGTTAATGATACCGTTTGCACGATCTAGTTCATCTAATACAATGCGAAAATACGACTGCTGAGCGACAGGACTTCTCTCATTCAGCAATTGTAT
This portion of the Cohnella abietis genome encodes:
- the mutY gene encoding A/G-specific adenine glycosylase, coding for MEENKQYFSTQLLRWYRKERRDLPWRRSRNPYHIWVSEIMLQQTRVDTVIPYFNRFMDRFPTPQHLAEAPEEDVLKHWEGLGYYSRARNLQAAVREVVEQYGGVVPSNKKAVSSLKGVGPYTAGAILSIAYNQSEPAVDGNVMRVLSRYFCLEEDIAKPATRIGIESIAQELIPDGEAADFNQALMELGAMVCTPKSPSCLECPVTQLCLGRLEGRERELPVKTKAKKPKPVFRFAALIEGSGQHAGKVLVRQRPDTGLLARMWELPHIEVLDAAAWDMLALGKQEIEAALSEDGVKVKATEHVVGDAQHIFTHLIWNIRVLAAVALDEEYVTDRTSYKWVGAEEFESFVWPNVFRKLLTEYFIQSRN
- the nadE gene encoding ammonia-dependent NAD(+) synthetase: MTIQQEIIAKLGVKPKIDVDEEIKRRVDFLKDYVKKASATGLLIAISGGIDSAVAAGLCKRATDELSQETGQEYMTLGVLQPYGEQEDIDHSYEVAEAFNLKHKVETNIAEAVDEIALETEYAFKVLGINRHISRGGKGNVKARTRMVVQYALAFDLNLLVVGTDHASEALTGFFTKWGDGAVDITPLSSLNKRQVRELATRLGVPESIVNKAPTAGLWEGQTDEDELGVSYEDNSSYLEGKEINAEARDILEKHYLRTQHKRQLIPGI
- the acpS gene encoding holo-ACP synthase codes for the protein MIVGIGLDVVELSRMEKLLAGPGNDRFVARVLTEQESKRLGSLQLRRRLEFISGRFAAKEAVVKAIGCGIGAVVGFKDIEVLSDKLGKPICSLSEASIKRLGWASDSYKIHIAITHERSLAAATVVIEK
- a CDS encoding BrxA/BrxB family bacilliredoxin, yielding MSMSFERYMMNSVQPMRDDLTRLGIQELTTPEEVEAKIPTASGTTLIVINSVCGCAAGQCRPGVADALQHDVLPDHLYTVFAGQDKEATAKAREYFLPYPPSSPSIALLKDGELVHFIERHQIENRSAGDIAADLTSAFDRFCR
- a CDS encoding spore protein; protein product: MPNSQGPSKSGRKEADRAKKERSPQSPGYDKKLDGPNRPST
- a CDS encoding helix-turn-helix transcriptional regulator, which gives rise to MTTNYLTIMMKHFEHMNIEVTAAAETVLNASSLKDREDVYDCNRFLFVKEGAGRLIVQNDEIQLVRGKLCILLSGRSHRIAIDPDEQLILQWCHFRSSYEDRDLYRVLQIPYHIQLTDIGATSKLLERIIEEINGDKLTSRLKIKASMLDLISTYLDSFPINMNDGAPSEELQKIDLVLNYIDEHLADNITVENLAKQVFLHPNYFIVFFKSILGYSPIQYVNLRRMELAKSLLLQQEWNVSAVASKVGMQIYYFSRMFKTHTGVTPSHYRKQSAAFGTSGDLSNRGEGK